In Candidatus Nitronauta litoralis, one DNA window encodes the following:
- the purE gene encoding 5-(carboxyamino)imidazole ribonucleotide mutase has protein sequence MNNENHVLVGIIMGSRSDWETMQHAADTLKLLDVPHSVEVVSAHRTPDKLFQYAENAEKLGIEVIIAGAGGAAHLPGMAAAKTSLPVLGVPVKSKALNGMDSLLSIVQMPKGIPVGTLAIGKAGAANAALLAASILANKYPEIKSALKNYRKQQTDTVLENPDPGESD, from the coding sequence ATGAATAACGAAAACCATGTCCTCGTAGGGATTATTATGGGTTCCAGGTCCGATTGGGAAACCATGCAGCACGCAGCGGACACTTTAAAGCTCCTTGATGTGCCGCATTCAGTGGAGGTTGTCTCGGCACACCGCACGCCTGACAAGCTGTTCCAGTACGCGGAAAATGCTGAGAAGCTAGGAATTGAAGTCATTATCGCCGGAGCTGGTGGCGCTGCCCATTTGCCTGGGATGGCAGCGGCGAAAACCTCTCTACCTGTTCTGGGTGTCCCCGTGAAATCCAAAGCCCTGAATGGTATGGACTCGCTGTTGTCTATCGTTCAAATGCCTAAGGGAATCCCTGTTGGAACGCTGGCAATCGGCAAGGCAGGAGCCGCCAATGCGGCGTTACTGGCAGCGAGTATTCTGGCCAACAAGTACCCGGAGATTAAATCGGCACTAAAGAATTATCGAAAACAACAAACTGATACGGTATTAGAAAACCCTGACCCCGGTGAGAGTGATTAA
- a CDS encoding 5-(carboxyamino)imidazole ribonucleotide synthase: protein MNIGILGGGQLARMMAQAGSSLQLGFMFLSPDPHAPAAPFGEHLCASYDDKSAQERLVQWADVVTYEFENIPLPLVESLEQRIPLHPASSVLAVARDRLSEKNLFRSLGIQTAKFAPVDNLEMLRSALKDIGFPAILKFRTQGYDGKGQAWLRKESDSSEVWGRVGKVPCILESMVPFCREISIIAARNQQGDMVFYPVTENHHRDGILRLSISRPDDSMQAEAESKIRKIMEHLSYVGVMALELFHVENELFANELAPRVHNSGHWTIEGAETSQFENHLRAISQLPLGKTSSTDTTAMVNLIGHLPGEAQIGNIRGATLHSYDKSERPGRKVGHVTLTSGDCSAEEFDQRLEALLQLAGEAELASQKIL from the coding sequence ATGAACATCGGTATTCTTGGTGGAGGCCAGCTGGCCCGTATGATGGCCCAGGCCGGTTCCTCCCTCCAACTAGGTTTTATGTTTCTTTCTCCTGATCCTCACGCACCCGCGGCACCTTTTGGCGAACATCTTTGCGCTTCCTATGATGACAAAAGCGCCCAGGAACGCCTGGTTCAATGGGCCGATGTGGTGACTTACGAATTTGAAAATATCCCCCTGCCATTAGTGGAGTCGCTTGAGCAGCGTATACCGCTTCATCCTGCATCCTCTGTGCTGGCAGTTGCCCGGGATCGCTTGTCTGAGAAAAATCTCTTTCGCAGTCTGGGAATTCAAACAGCAAAATTCGCCCCGGTGGATAACCTGGAAATGTTGAGGAGTGCTTTAAAGGACATAGGTTTTCCGGCCATCCTCAAATTTCGTACTCAGGGGTACGATGGTAAAGGCCAGGCCTGGTTGCGTAAAGAAAGCGACAGTTCGGAAGTATGGGGACGGGTTGGAAAAGTCCCATGCATTTTGGAATCCATGGTGCCTTTTTGTCGGGAAATTTCGATCATCGCCGCTCGCAACCAACAAGGTGATATGGTTTTCTATCCAGTGACCGAGAACCATCATCGTGATGGAATCCTGCGTCTATCAATCAGCCGCCCCGACGATTCCATGCAAGCGGAGGCTGAGTCGAAAATCAGAAAAATAATGGAACACCTGAGTTACGTGGGGGTGATGGCGCTGGAACTTTTTCATGTTGAAAATGAACTGTTTGCCAACGAGTTGGCGCCGCGTGTTCATAACAGCGGTCATTGGACTATTGAAGGCGCAGAAACCTCGCAATTCGAAAACCATTTGCGAGCCATTTCCCAACTCCCTTTAGGTAAAACCTCCTCAACGGACACTACGGCAATGGTTAATTTAATTGGTCATTTGCCAGGAGAAGCGCAAATCGGGAATATCCGGGGTGCCACATTGCATTCATATGATAAATCAGAAAGACCCGGTCGTAAGGTGGGGCATGTTACCTTGACCAGTGGTGATTGTTCGGCAGAGGAATTTGATCAACGGCTGGAGGCTTTACTTCAGCTTGCAGGTGAGGCTGAATTGGCCAGTCAGAAAATTTTATAG
- a CDS encoding P-II family nitrogen regulator, which yields MDGLTLHPMKEIKIIIEGEHLHFVTDVLDQIKASGYTIFNNISGKGHGGFHEGHMMFNDTSSLQMILTIVPEEKVEPILSGIKPFLERHSGSLFVLDASVLRPDHFDS from the coding sequence ATGGACGGCTTGACACTTCACCCAATGAAAGAAATAAAGATCATTATTGAAGGAGAGCACCTTCATTTCGTGACAGACGTTCTTGATCAGATTAAAGCCAGTGGTTACACAATTTTCAACAATATCTCCGGCAAAGGACACGGTGGTTTCCACGAAGGCCATATGATGTTCAACGACACGAGCAGCCTTCAAATGATATTGACCATTGTTCCGGAAGAAAAAGTGGAACCTATCTTATCCGGCATCAAACCCTTTTTGGAACGTCACTCTGGCAGCCTCTTTGTGTTGGATGCAAGCGTACTGCGCCCTGATCATTTTGATTCCTAG
- a CDS encoding DUF2309 domain-containing protein encodes MLTIDDKETKTPTEAQQIELRSFVMLAGEPISHFWPMKTFIHHNPLHGLEHFHFEKAIKEAERFFGGRGFLPNEEYRNFVKQGRITVEALNEALKDVSKDATIELGNKNISHLEFLKTILLKGTGKIAADVASAVLQSSHNQPEIKDLIQKVRGFPKNNEHKESLQGYASREQEELATRYTLGEWCDQTFGTDVQRQINSEIIKWISGFLDEGHGPWGMPLREKSFYGSWKELAQDDGFGSSLGIPDWKNKIKNLPDRPEDAILEIMARLSIPKGLWINYFTLHFAQLAGWTGLIKWRSEQLDYEWQNAFPIDLVKYMAVRIFYERELVDLACRSRLAIPGSYTSIRAYLNKFSVGYGLFKDYQTRGLPEVIENNLDMSLFIQEPLRIEKLDQCNPELILKWEQIREQQEIDVRALIVLHLAKSINIPLKDILKSGPVPLVTLLDWVEEFPESKHGPVWLKALESSFITDFVKKFTPNIEKLKKIDASEEKPTESRPLSQSIFCIDVRSEGFRRHLEEVGGNETFGFAGFFGVPICYQEFSSEHQTDQCPVLLKPKHVVKEIPRAYQAKAAQDFLEGQQLAKAGHTLLHDLKENVITPYVMVEAIGWFFGFRLFGQTLRPNWFKSAVSWLKERLAIPIGTTLTVEKIERDEAHEMVASKHRASIYKLLIEQYGSLGATVSHEQVERLRKLAMNEIPIDSLDNKELNQLLQWGEPDLVRFIEVLRKEFDVNERDVDRQMQRITQAGFTVAEQAHYVETALRVLGFKTFSRLILLCAHGSTSDNNPYESALDCGACGGNHGVSNARALAVMANKPEVRHLLALKNLVIPEDTHFLPGQHDTTTDEVELYDLEDVPATHRKDLIRLQRDLHEAGEKNSRERLARMPDESDLNGKFSALKRTKTRSIDWSQVRPEWGLSGHTAFITGRRLLTQGLNLEARTFLHSYDYKRDPDGKYLEIIMTAPMVVGQWINMEHYFSTVDTEVFGAGSKAYHNVVGRVGVMFGTQSDLCVGLPIQTVFDGDKPYHEPMRLFVIIEAPREMITTIISRHNLLQKLTRNQWLHIVALDPEVMEFFLFKSPNIWEPIHSI; translated from the coding sequence ATGCTTACCATCGACGACAAAGAAACCAAGACTCCAACTGAAGCCCAGCAGATTGAATTGCGCTCGTTCGTGATGCTGGCGGGTGAACCGATTTCTCATTTCTGGCCTATGAAAACGTTTATCCATCATAATCCGCTTCACGGTCTGGAACATTTCCATTTCGAAAAAGCGATTAAGGAGGCTGAACGGTTTTTTGGGGGGCGCGGATTTCTACCTAATGAAGAATACCGAAACTTTGTAAAACAAGGGCGAATAACTGTTGAGGCTCTGAACGAAGCCTTAAAGGACGTATCAAAAGATGCCACCATTGAATTGGGCAATAAAAATATTTCTCATCTGGAGTTTCTGAAAACAATATTGCTCAAAGGCACCGGGAAAATAGCTGCAGACGTGGCTTCGGCGGTTTTGCAATCTTCACATAACCAACCAGAAATAAAAGATCTGATCCAGAAAGTCCGGGGTTTTCCGAAAAACAACGAGCACAAGGAATCTTTGCAGGGTTATGCAAGCCGTGAACAGGAAGAGCTGGCGACACGGTACACGCTTGGTGAATGGTGCGACCAGACATTTGGAACTGATGTACAACGCCAAATCAATAGTGAAATTATCAAATGGATCAGCGGGTTTCTCGATGAGGGGCATGGCCCCTGGGGAATGCCCTTGAGGGAAAAATCTTTCTACGGCAGTTGGAAAGAGTTAGCCCAGGATGACGGTTTCGGTTCTTCCCTGGGTATTCCCGATTGGAAAAACAAAATCAAAAATTTACCTGATCGACCAGAAGATGCAATCCTCGAAATCATGGCCAGATTATCGATTCCGAAAGGACTGTGGATCAACTATTTTACCCTGCATTTTGCTCAATTGGCCGGGTGGACAGGACTCATCAAATGGCGCTCTGAACAGTTGGACTATGAATGGCAAAACGCGTTCCCAATTGACCTTGTCAAATACATGGCCGTTCGTATTTTTTATGAAAGAGAACTTGTGGATCTGGCCTGTCGCTCCAGGTTAGCCATTCCCGGGAGCTATACTTCGATACGAGCTTACCTGAATAAATTCTCAGTCGGGTATGGTCTTTTTAAAGATTATCAAACCCGAGGTTTGCCAGAGGTCATTGAAAACAATCTGGATATGTCCCTGTTCATCCAGGAACCCCTGCGAATAGAAAAGCTGGATCAATGCAATCCCGAATTGATTCTAAAGTGGGAACAAATTCGGGAACAGCAGGAAATTGACGTTCGGGCCTTGATAGTTTTGCATCTTGCAAAATCGATTAACATACCCTTAAAGGATATTTTGAAGAGTGGCCCCGTGCCATTAGTTACTTTGCTGGATTGGGTTGAAGAGTTTCCCGAATCAAAACATGGACCGGTCTGGCTCAAAGCTTTGGAATCCAGCTTCATCACAGATTTTGTGAAAAAATTCACTCCTAATATTGAAAAACTCAAAAAGATTGATGCTTCGGAAGAAAAGCCAACAGAATCGCGTCCTCTTTCCCAATCCATATTTTGCATCGATGTCAGATCAGAAGGCTTCAGAAGACATCTTGAAGAAGTTGGCGGAAATGAGACATTTGGATTCGCCGGTTTTTTTGGGGTTCCCATCTGCTATCAAGAGTTTTCGAGCGAACACCAGACAGACCAATGCCCGGTTCTTCTGAAACCCAAGCACGTTGTAAAAGAAATTCCCCGCGCCTATCAAGCCAAGGCTGCGCAGGATTTTCTGGAAGGACAACAACTCGCCAAGGCTGGCCACACATTGCTGCATGACTTAAAAGAAAACGTCATCACCCCATATGTCATGGTGGAAGCAATTGGCTGGTTTTTTGGATTCAGGCTTTTCGGACAAACGTTGCGCCCGAACTGGTTCAAAAGTGCAGTCTCATGGTTAAAAGAGCGTTTGGCTATTCCCATAGGCACAACGCTGACTGTAGAAAAAATTGAACGGGATGAGGCCCACGAAATGGTTGCCTCTAAACACCGGGCATCCATTTACAAACTTTTGATCGAGCAATATGGTTCGCTCGGCGCCACTGTTTCCCACGAGCAAGTGGAACGTTTGCGGAAACTGGCGATGAATGAAATTCCAATCGACAGTCTTGACAATAAAGAGCTGAACCAGTTGTTGCAGTGGGGCGAACCCGATCTGGTACGTTTTATTGAGGTACTCAGAAAAGAATTTGATGTAAATGAGCGAGACGTGGACCGCCAAATGCAACGGATAACCCAGGCAGGCTTTACCGTTGCAGAGCAGGCTCATTATGTGGAGACGGCTTTAAGGGTATTAGGATTCAAAACATTTTCCCGTCTCATCCTGCTTTGTGCCCATGGCAGCACTTCAGACAACAATCCTTACGAATCTGCCCTCGATTGCGGCGCATGCGGTGGTAACCATGGAGTATCCAACGCACGCGCCCTGGCCGTCATGGCCAACAAACCCGAGGTCCGGCACCTGCTGGCTTTGAAAAACCTGGTGATTCCTGAGGACACACATTTTCTGCCCGGACAGCACGACACCACAACAGACGAAGTTGAGCTCTATGATCTGGAAGACGTCCCCGCCACCCACCGAAAAGATTTGATCCGGCTTCAGCGCGACCTCCACGAAGCTGGTGAAAAAAACAGCAGGGAGCGGTTAGCACGCATGCCAGACGAATCAGATTTAAATGGAAAGTTCAGCGCGCTAAAGAGGACCAAAACTCGAAGCATAGACTGGTCTCAGGTACGACCGGAATGGGGGCTTTCCGGACATACGGCATTTATCACCGGCCGACGTTTGTTGACACAGGGATTAAATCTGGAAGCCCGGACATTTTTACATTCCTATGATTATAAAAGAGACCCCGATGGAAAATACCTGGAAATCATCATGACCGCTCCAATGGTCGTAGGACAATGGATTAATATGGAACACTATTTTTCCACCGTTGACACAGAGGTTTTTGGAGCGGGAAGCAAAGCGTATCACAATGTGGTGGGGCGTGTTGGTGTCATGTTTGGCACCCAAAGCGACCTTTGTGTCGGACTCCCTATCCAGACAGTATTTGATGGCGACAAACCTTACCATGAACCCATGCGGTTATTTGTTATAATAGAAGCACCGCGTGAAATGATCACCACCATTATTTCTCGGCATAATCTCCTGCAAAAATTGACGAGAAACCAATGGCTCCATATTGTGGCTTTAGATCCAGAAGTCATGGAGTTTTTCCTCTTTAAATCGCCCAACATATGGGAACCCATTCATTCGATATAA
- a CDS encoding NADH-quinone oxidoreductase subunit L has product MTLPILIPLFPLLAGLLIWVYGNRMPNHVAKVGIIATSISCLISAWTLYYVSNEGTVRFVFWTLSSEGSAILKIGMLVDRLTATMMMLITSVSVVIHVYSVRYLEGDNGYVRFFGLLSFMTFVILSLVSSPNLFMLFMFWQLLSLALYLILNFNFSHPDACRNAFKTFFVHRVGDVSFLCGLFLAYKYFGTLEFNELFAAAAENPYTVSLLPGNLFEIDVIALIGLLIFVGAMAKSSQFPLHVWLPDTMDSPTPVSALMHAGIINAGGFLLNRLAPFYALSSTTLHIVFLIGVLTVLLGASMMLAQNDIKKTLGFSTMGQMGYMIMECGLGAFALAIFHLIAHGLFKATLFLGAGTGIHASREEPKLPHSSEHIIEENKSSTHLTWVTGLVVTLLMPLVILMIAHDMLEIPLQDAHGAVIFLFFGWVTASQVMFSLYRLQAVDSWKVACTMIGALFFIGFVYLWAGEEFTHFLYPEPGVSESFFVAAAFNPHVFDLIIFTATALILVGWFVLYTNAKGQKIFIADWLVSLRKQMYILLINRFYVDLAYVRWSRNILRLAQKVAHRF; this is encoded by the coding sequence ATGACCCTCCCGATTCTTATTCCTCTCTTTCCTCTTCTAGCCGGGCTTTTAATCTGGGTCTATGGCAACCGCATGCCCAACCATGTGGCCAAGGTCGGGATTATTGCCACTTCTATATCCTGCCTGATTTCTGCCTGGACTCTCTATTATGTAAGCAACGAGGGAACAGTCCGGTTTGTTTTCTGGACATTGAGTTCTGAGGGTTCTGCTATTTTGAAGATTGGCATGCTGGTCGATCGTCTCACGGCCACCATGATGATGCTGATCACGAGCGTCAGTGTCGTCATTCATGTCTATTCGGTCCGGTATCTGGAAGGAGATAATGGTTACGTCCGGTTTTTTGGGCTATTGAGCTTCATGACCTTTGTCATCCTCTCACTCGTTTCCAGTCCGAACCTGTTCATGCTGTTCATGTTCTGGCAGTTATTGAGTCTCGCTCTATACCTTATTCTTAATTTTAATTTTTCCCATCCCGACGCTTGCCGCAATGCGTTTAAAACGTTTTTTGTCCATCGCGTGGGAGACGTGAGCTTTCTCTGTGGATTGTTTCTTGCCTATAAATATTTTGGAACCCTGGAATTTAATGAACTCTTTGCAGCAGCGGCAGAAAATCCATACACGGTTTCTTTATTACCGGGGAACTTGTTTGAAATCGATGTCATTGCTCTGATTGGACTCCTCATATTTGTTGGCGCAATGGCCAAATCTTCACAATTCCCTTTACACGTGTGGTTGCCCGACACCATGGATTCGCCCACCCCCGTTTCGGCTCTTATGCATGCAGGAATTATCAATGCCGGCGGATTTCTATTGAACCGGTTGGCTCCGTTTTATGCTCTCTCGTCGACAACGCTTCATATTGTATTTTTGATAGGAGTTTTGACGGTTCTGCTGGGAGCCTCCATGATGCTGGCTCAAAACGACATCAAGAAAACTCTTGGGTTTTCCACGATGGGGCAAATGGGTTACATGATTATGGAATGTGGACTGGGGGCATTTGCCCTGGCAATTTTTCATTTAATTGCCCACGGTCTTTTTAAAGCGACCTTGTTTCTGGGAGCAGGAACCGGCATCCATGCTTCACGGGAAGAACCAAAGCTTCCCCATTCTTCAGAACATATAATTGAGGAAAACAAATCTTCCACCCATTTAACCTGGGTAACGGGGTTAGTGGTCACGTTGTTGATGCCGCTTGTGATTCTTATGATCGCCCACGACATGCTGGAAATACCTCTGCAGGATGCACACGGTGCGGTTATCTTCCTCTTCTTCGGTTGGGTAACGGCTTCCCAGGTCATGTTCAGCTTATATCGTCTTCAAGCCGTCGATTCCTGGAAAGTCGCATGCACAATGATCGGTGCATTGTTTTTCATTGGATTTGTTTACCTGTGGGCTGGAGAGGAATTCACACATTTCCTTTACCCTGAACCGGGGGTATCAGAAAGTTTCTTTGTGGCAGCGGCTTTTAATCCGCATGTCTTTGACTTGATCATATTCACCGCCACTGCGCTCATTCTTGTTGGCTGGTTTGTTCTCTATACCAATGCCAAGGGACAAAAAATATTTATTGCAGATTGGCTCGTTTCGTTACGAAAACAAATGTACATTCTGCTAATCAATCGGTTCTATGTAGACCTGGCTTATGTGCGATGGAGTAGAAACATACTCCGGCTGGCTCAAAAGGTAGCTCATCGTTTTTAA
- the ppa gene encoding inorganic diphosphatase — MNINEIPIGEAPPWDVNVIIEVPFGREPVKYEMDKNSGALFVDRVMHTSMRYPCNYGFIPHTLSEDGDPIDVLVASPVEFLSGCIVRCRPVGVLKMEDEKGADEKILAVPVNALNPYYKHVKEYTELPNMLLDQISHFFSRYKDLESGKWVELDGWAGAEHAAELIQQSIERAID, encoded by the coding sequence ATGAACATAAATGAAATACCGATTGGTGAAGCTCCGCCCTGGGATGTTAACGTGATCATCGAAGTCCCGTTTGGCCGTGAGCCGGTTAAATACGAAATGGACAAGAATTCCGGTGCCCTGTTTGTTGACCGGGTGATGCACACCTCCATGCGCTATCCCTGCAACTACGGATTCATACCCCACACGCTTTCAGAAGATGGAGACCCGATTGATGTGCTGGTCGCGTCGCCAGTGGAGTTTTTATCCGGGTGCATCGTCCGATGTCGACCGGTCGGAGTTTTGAAAATGGAAGATGAAAAGGGGGCGGACGAAAAAATCCTGGCAGTGCCGGTGAATGCCCTGAATCCTTATTACAAACACGTCAAAGAATATACAGAATTGCCCAATATGCTGCTGGATCAGATATCCCATTTCTTTTCACGCTACAAGGATCTGGAATCCGGTAAATGGGTTGAGCTGGATGGCTGGGCCGGGGCTGAGCACGCCGCTGAATTAATCCAGCAATCGATTGAGAGAGCGATTGACTAA
- a CDS encoding class I SAM-dependent methyltransferase has protein sequence MSLTFEDHAFDPVVCQFGIMFFPDKLAGLTEMAGTLKLGWV, from the coding sequence CTGTCCCTGACATTTGAGGATCATGCGTTTGACCCGGTTGTGTGCCAGTTCGGCATCATGTTCTTTCCGGACAAACTGGCGGGACTCACTGAAATGGCGGGGACTTTAAAACTGGGATGGGTTTGA
- a CDS encoding DNA gyrase inhibitor YacG, which produces MNTASKDKTPHCPTCRKKTGQEGNSYFPFCTERCQLQDLGKWLDNGYSIPGSYADGERETLPDSDEENW; this is translated from the coding sequence ATGAACACCGCCTCAAAAGACAAAACGCCGCACTGTCCCACCTGCCGCAAAAAGACTGGGCAGGAGGGCAACTCTTACTTCCCTTTCTGCACCGAACGCTGCCAGCTTCAAGACCTCGGCAAATGGCTCGACAATGGCTACAGCATCCCGGGGTCCTACGCAGACGGCGAACGCGAAACACTTCCAGATAGTGACGAGGAAAATTGGTAG